One Flavobacterium cerinum genomic window, GGAATTCCATCCCCTGTCAACATTAATACGGTCAAAGCAGGTGGTACTCCTGATTCCAATCTTGTGCTCAATCTGATAGGCGTGCAAACACTTGCTAATCCTGCATTTTCTCAAAAAAGTGATCAGGTGATAATTTATCCGAACCCTACTTCAGGAAGTTTTAAAGTTACAATGCCGGAAGGAATTCGGATTAAAAATATTGATATGATGGATGTGAATGGTAGAAAATTTACGGTTAAAGCGGGAAGTGATGGTGAAGTAGATATTTCCGGTTTTATAAACGGTGTTTATTTCCTTAGCCTGGAAACGAATTATGGGATATTGGTTAAGAAGATTATAAAACAATAAGTTTGGGTTATATAAGTTAGTTGCTGTAGTTTGATTCGTGTAAGATTTTTATTGAATTAAAAGTAGGTGAAAAAATAATTGTCGCTTCGGTTTTCCTTTTAAAGAATTGATAGTGAAGAGAGTTATATAGGATAGAATGGTCAGAATGAAACGAGATATAGGATTATTATAAAATATGTCGCTTATTTGTGATTTTTTTACATTTATAACGTATTTTTTTGGGAATGATATTTTTTTATGTGTAATTTCGTACTATAACAAAAAACAAAACAAACATGAAAAAAATTACACTTTTATTTTTACTTTCTTTAATGTCTTTTGCGGTTGATGCACAAGTTGTATTGACGCATTCAAGTTCACAGGCTATCAATGGTAACACTGTTGCTTGTGGAAATAGCTCTACAGCAACTTCCAGCGACAATAGATATTACAGAGCTTTTAATTTGAGTTCAATGGGAATAACTTCTGCTTTTAACTTAGCATCAATTCAGTTTGGTGTTGCGTCATTAACGGCTCCTAACGGTTATGTAGTAACGGTTAAAGCGTATAAAACGACAGCAAATTTCCCATCCGGATTCCCAACAGGATATACTTTGTTAGGACAAGCTGACTATACTGTTCAAACTGCAAATGTCGGAACTATCGTAACGGTACCGGTAACAGTAACAGGAACGGTAGCGGCAAATGAAACATTAGTAGTTGAAGTTGGATATGCTGCAGCTACAACCGGAGTAAACATTTCATTAGGATCGAATACGGCTCCGCAAACAGCACCGAGTTATATCTCTTCTACGGCTTGTTCTATTGCAAACCCGACAGATGTAGCTGCAATTAATTTCCCGGATGTTCACATGGTAATCAATGCGGTAGGTTCTACACTTGGTGTTAATGAATTTGCATCAAAATTAGTTGCTGTTTATCCAAACCCGACTTCTGGTGTATTTACAGTAGAATTACCGAACGAATTACAAATTAATAAAGCGGAATTAGTTGATATTTCAGGAAAACAATTCGCAGTAAACGTAAACAACGGTAATACAATTGATATCTCTGGATTTGCTACCGGAATTTATGTATTAAACATGGAAACTGCTGAAGGTACTCT contains:
- a CDS encoding T9SS type A sorting domain-containing protein, whose translation is MKKITLLFLLSLMSFAVDAQVVLTHSSSQAINGNTVACGNSSTATSSDNRYYRAFNLSSMGITSAFNLASIQFGVASLTAPNGYVVTVKAYKTTANFPSGFPTGYTLLGQADYTVQTANVGTIVTVPVTVTGTVAANETLVVEVGYAAATTGVNISLGSNTAPQTAPSYISSTACSIANPTDVAAINFPDVHMVINAVGSTLGVNEFASKLVAVYPNPTSGVFTVELPNELQINKAELVDISGKQFAVNVNNGNTIDISGFATGIYVLNMETAEGTLVKKIVKQ